A single window of Labeo rohita strain BAU-BD-2019 chromosome 4, IGBB_LRoh.1.0, whole genome shotgun sequence DNA harbors:
- the brd1a gene encoding bromodomain-containing protein 1 isoform X3, translating to MKRKSPPHKVSTPQQLPFPIKRSSNRETLTYAQAQRMVELEVDGRLHRISIFDKLDVIMEEDPMAQEIMECTSNKENAEKHQQVLVRSARLRNNQQKKNAAVTAQHALVQGSTLPEPKFRKVDYNLPAIPSRPSTYYEYEEKTLEELNEEVEYDMDEEDYAWLELVNEKRKNEGLNSVSPNAFEFLLDRFEKESFLESQGQQSLHSLIDEDAVCCICMDGDCMDSNAILFCDMCNLAVHQDCYGVPYIPEGQWLCRHCLQSPTQPANCILCPNKGGAVKKTDDDQWGHVVCALWVPEVGFSNTVFIEPIDGVSNIPPARWKLTCYLCKEKGVGACIQCHKANCYTAFHVSCAQKAGLFMKMEPIKELTDSGVPTFSVKKTAYCGAHTPNGSIKRPLTIYNETKTNYSLCQSMDKKSSRTRLKKQKRLKNNEVEVIAPVPYASVPSFSPERLSTILNQVSLQRKKAFGELVLNYWTLKRLSRNGVPLNRRLQTSLHSQKNARPKQTEEETQALKEQLKEWQRLRHDLERARLLLELIRKREKLKKEEIMLQQTLMEVQLTPFTVLLRAVLDQLQEKDQAHIFAEPVSIKEVPDYLDHILHPMDFSTMRKRINAQGYKNLDEFEADFNLIIENCMNYNGKDTCFYRAAVRLRDQGGAVLRKTRRDVQKIGFDFETGIHLLEPPKTEPCAPFSWDDVDRLLVPANREHMSLEEQLRELLEKLDLATAMKSSPSRSRRLKLLKKIISDVRMELSLKKVLPSVGLENSLEEEAGYILQKGDKSVPPKLEPSGSAPPFINAGSHSEPPKLKPVEPSPDKTRRHQDSISQPLNGLSHLELEDSDVSVVATSTLAEPSSPVNRRTSVLFRKSKSTSPQKPMRGGETPKGSSRLGTKTFLSVVIPRLETLLHTRKRPRSASGDSVEDKLPIKRLDTGRPNGFGLNPEKELVSSRQLEPRRRCASESSMSSSSSSIAVNLPKCGKGKPALIRRNTVENKNEIIACIESRNFAKAARIAAEVGNSSIWMPASAATVLEPLKLVWAKCSGYPSYPALIIDPHMPRVGCQHNGVSIPMPPLDVLRIGEQMQYKSKEKLYLVLFFDNKRSWQWLTKSKMVPLGIDKTIDKIKMMEGRTSAIRKAVQTAFNRAMNHLNRVQDEPISDLSDVD from the exons ATGAAAAGGAAATCTCCGCCACACAAAGTATCCACCCCTCAGCAGCTACCTTTCCCTATCAAACGTTCTTCAAACCGCGAGACGTTGACTTACGCCCAGGCCCAGAGGATGGTCGAACTAGAAGTTGATGGCCGGTTGCACCGGATCAGTATCTTTGACAAGCTCGACGTCATTATGGAAGAGGATCCCATGGCACAGGAAATTATGGAATGTACCAGCAATAAGgagaatgctgaaaaacaccAGCAGGTTTTGGTACGTTCTGCACGCCTCAGAAACAACCAGCAGAAAAAGAATGCTGCTGTCACCGCACAACATGCTTTAGTGCAAGGCAGCACTCTTCCTGAGCCCAAATTCCGCAAAGTGGATTACAATCTCCCAGCAATCCCAAGCAGACCTTCTACATACTATGAGTATGAGGAGAAAACTTTAGAAGAGCTGAATGAGGAGGTGGAATATGATATGGATGAAGAGGACTATGCCTGGCTTGAGCTGGTCaatgagaaaagaaagaatgaaggTCTTAACTCGGTGTCCCCCAATGCCTTTGAGTTCCTTCTTGACCGTTTtgaaaaagaatcatttttagaGAGTCAGGGCCAACAGAGTCTCCATTCCTTAATCGATGAAGATGCTGTTTGCTGCATATGCATGGATGGAGATTGCATGGACAGCAATGCCATCCTCTTCTGCGATATGTGCAATCTAGCTGTTCATCAGGATTGTTATGGTGTTCCGTATATTCCAGAGGGCCAGTGGCTTTGCAGACATTGTCTGCAATCCCCAACCCAACCCGCTAACTGCATCCTCTGCCCTAACAAGGGAGGAGCAGTCAAAAAGACAGATGACGACCAATGGGGTCATGTTGTTTGTGCTTTGTGGGTTCCCGAGGTTGGGTTTTCCAACACGGTCTTCATTGAGCCTATCGATGGTGTCTCAAACATTCCACCAGCTCGATGGAAGCTTACCTGCTACCTCTGTAAAGAAAAAGGTGTTGGGGCTTGTATCCAGTGCCACAAAGCAAACTGCTATACTGCTTTCCATGTCAGCTGTGCACAGAAGGCTGGTCTGTTTATGAAGATGGAGCCTATTAAAGAGTTGACTGACTCAGGTGTACCCACTTTCTCTGTGAAAAAGACAGCCTACTGTGGGGCCCACACCCCAAATGGCTCCATTAAAAGACCGCTTACCATTTATAATGAAACTAAGACAAATTACAGCCTTTGTCAGTCGATGGACAAAAAGAGCAGCAGAAcgagattaaaaaaacaaaagagactTAAGAACAATGAGGTGGAAGTGATAGCCCCAGTTCCATATGCATCTGTACCCAGTTTTTCGCCTGAAAG GTTAAGCACGATCCTCAATCAAGTTTCTTTACAGAGGAAGAAGGCATTTGGTGAACTTGTCTTGAATTATTGGACGCTTAAAAGATTATCAAGGAATGGAGTGCCACTCAACAGACGCCTCCAAACTAGTCTACATTCCCAGAAAAATGCACGGCCG AAACAGACAGAAGAGGAGACTCAAGCATTGAAGGAGCAGCTGAAAGAGTGGCAACGGTTGAGACATGACCTTGAGCGAGCAAGACTCCTGTTAGAGCTGATCAGGAAGAGAGAGAAACTCAAGAAAGAAGAG ATTATGCTTCAGCAGACATTAATGGAGGTCCAACTCACTCCTTTCACAGTCCTTCTGAGGGCTGTGCTGGATCAGTTACAGGAGAAAGACCAAGCACACATTTTTGCAGAGCCTGTCAGCATTAAAGAG GTGCCTGACTATCTGGACCACATCTTGCACCCTATGGATTTTTCCACCATGAGGAAACGCATTAACGCACAAGGCTACAAGAATCTGGATGAATTTGAAGCTGACTTTAATCTCATTATTGaaaactgcatgaattacaatgGCAAGGATACATGCTTCTACAGGGCAGCTGTTAGATTGAGAGACCAGGGTGGAGCTGTGCTAAGGAAAACTCGCCGAGATGTTCAGAAAATCGGCTTTGATTTTGAAACTGGCATTCACCTGCTTGAACCACCCAAGACTGAGCCATGTGCACCTTTCTCCTGGGATGATG TGGACCGCTTATTGGTTCCAGCCAATCGAGAGCACATGTCATTGGAAGAACAGCTAAGGGAGCTACTGGAAAAGTTGGATCTGGCTACTGCAATGAAATCCAGCCCGTCTCGGAGCAGACGACTAAAGCtgcttaaaaaaatcattagtgaTGTGAGGATGGAGCTAAGTTTAAAGAAGGTTCTTCCTTCTGTTGGACTGGAGAATTCTTTAGAAGAAGAAGCCGGCTATATCCTTCAAAAAG GTGATAAATCTGTCCCACCTAAGCTTGAGCCATCTGGTTCTGCGCCGCCCTTCATTAATGCGGGAAGTCATTCTGAGCCACCAAAACTGAAACCAGTTGAACCCAGTCCCGACAAAACCCGGCGCCACCAGGATAGTATTTCCCAGCCACTCAATGGACTCTCCCATCTGGAGTTAGAGGACAGTGATGTCAGTGTAGTAGCTACATCAACTCTGGCTGAGCCATCAAGCCCAGTAAACCGACGAACGTCTGTGCTTTTCCGCAAATCAAAAAGCACAAGCCCTCAAAAGCCCATGAGAGGTGGTGAAACTCCAAAGGGCAGTTCTCGGCTAGGCACAAAAACATTCTTGTCAGTTGTGATACCACGTCTAGAAACATTGCTTCACACTAGAAAGAGACCACGGAGTGCCAGTGGAGACAGTGTTGAGGACAAATTGCCCATCAAACGCCTGGACACAG GGCGGCCAAATGGTTTTGGTCTGAACCCGGAGAAGGAGTTGGTTTCTAGCAGGCAGCTGGAGCCTCGTCGCAGGTGCGCATCTGAATCCAGTATGTCCTCTAGTAGCAG TAGTATTGCAGTTAATCTACCGAAGTGTGGGAAGGGGAAGCCAGCCCTCATCCGGAGGAACACAGTGGAGAATAAAAATGAGATTATTGCTTGCATCGAGAGTAGAAACTTTGCTAAGGCTGCTAGAATAGCTGCTG AAGTTGGCAACAGCAGTATTTGGATGCCTGCTAGTGCTGCTACAGTTCTGGAACCTCTCAAACTAGTTTGGGCTAAATGTAGTGGATACCCCTCCTACCCTGCCCTG atCATAGACCCTCACATGCCACGAGTGGGGTGCCAGCACAATGGAGTCTCTATTCCAATGCCCCCCCTGGATGTTCTACGTATTGGAGAACAGATGCAGTACAAGTCCAAAGAGAAACTTTACCTCGTTCTCTTCTTTGACAACAAACGTAGCTG GCAGTGGCTTACTAAATCCAAGATGGTTCCTCTTGGTATTGACAAAACTATCGACAAGATTAAAATGATGGAGGGCCGCACCTCAGCCATCCGCAAGGCTGTTCAGACTGCCTTCAACCGTGCCATGAACCATCTGAATCGAGTCCAAGATGAACCTATTAGCGACCTCAGTGATGTTGACTAA